The genomic segment GGCGAGCTGCAGGGCAGCCTGCTGTTCGATGCTCGGCGTGACCTGGAGAGTGCCTCGGAGCTTGCCGTTCACCTGCACCGCTAGCTCGATGGTCTCCTCGGCCGCCAGCGCGGGATCGTAGCCCGGCCAGCCGGAGTCGAACACGCTCTCGGTGTGGCCCAGCTGCTCCCACAGCTCCTCGGCGACGTGCGGGGCGAATGGGGAGATCAGTTGCACGACGGGCTCGACCTCGGCGCGGTGCGGCGTGCGCTCGCCGCGGCGGAGCACGTTCATGTACTCCATCAGCGCGGCGATCGCGGTGTTGTAGCTCAAGCGGGGAATGTCCTCGCCGACCTTGCGGATGGTCTGGTGCAGCTTGCGCAGCACGAGCGGATCGGTGTCGCCGTCGGTCGCGCTCGCGCGCACGGATGACCAGAGCCGCTCGATGAAGCGCCGCACGCCGGAGATTCCCTGGTCCCGGAAATCGCCGCCTTCCTCGAACGGCCCGAGGAACATGAGATAGGTGCGGAACGTGTCCGCGCCCCACTGCTCGATGTACGCGTCCGGGATTACGACGTTGCCGCGGCTCTTGGACATCTTCGCGCCCTCGCGCACGATCATCCCGTGCGCGCGGAACCGGGTGAACGGCTCCTCGAACTCGAAGTGCCCGCCGTCGCACAGCACCATCGTGATGAAGCGGGAGTACAGCAGGTGCAGCACCGCGTGCTCGTTCCCGCCGATGTAGGAGTTGACCGGCAGCCACTTCTTCGTCATCCCGGGCTCGAAGGGCTGGTCGTCCACGCCGACGCTCGGGTAGCGCAGGAAATACCACGAGCTGTCGAGAAAGGTGTCCGACACGTCGGTCTCGCGCCGCGCCTGGCCGCCGCACCTGGGACACGCCACGCGGTACCACTCCTCGTGCCGCGCGAGCGGCGAGATCCCGCTGTCGTCGGGCTTGAAGTCCTTCACGAACGGCAGCAGCGCCGGCAGATCATCCTCCGGCACCGGCACCGTGCCGCAGGCGTCGCAATAGATGATCGGGATCGGCGGGCCCCAGTACCGCTGCCGTGAGATGCACCAGTCGTGCAGCCGGTAGATGTTCACCGCGCGCCCGTGCCCGTTCGCCTCGAGCATCGCGGTGATCCGCTGCTTCCCTTCGGCGACGGGGAGCGCGTCGAACTCGCCGGAGTTCACCAGCACCGCGTCGGCGTCGTCCACGTACGCGGCGTCGAGCGGCGTGGACGCGTCCTGCCCTTCGCCCGCGACGACGCGCACGATCGGTAGCTCGTACTTCGTCGCGAACTCGAAGTCGCGCTCGTCGTGCCCGGGGACGCCCATGATCGCGCCGGTGCCGTACTCCATCAGCACGTAATCGGCGATCCAGATCGGGACCGGCTGCCCGGTCGCGGGGTTGATCGCGTACGAGCCCGTGAACACGCCGGTCTTCTCGCGGCTCGTCTTGCGCGACACGAGATCCTGCTTGGCTGCGAGCTCGCGGTACTCGCGCACCGAGTCGAACTCCTCGCGCGTCGTGACGACGTCCACCAGCAGGTGCTCGGGCGCGAGCACCAGGTACGTCGCACCGAAGATCGTGTCCGGGCGGGTGGTGAAGACTTTCACCGACAGCGGCGCGTCCGCGTCGATGTCCAGAGCGAACTCCACTTCCGCGCCGGTAGACTTGCCGATCCAGTTCCGCTGCGCGGTGCGCGTGCTGTCCGACCAGTCCAGCGTGTCGAGGTTCGCCAGCAGCCGCGGCGCGTAGTCGCTGATCTTGAAGAACCACTGCTCGAGCTGCCGCTGCTCCACCATCGCGCCGCACCGCTCGCACGCGCCCGCGATCACCTGCTCGTTGGCGAGCACGGTCTTGTCGTTGGGGCACCAGTTAACCGCGGCGGACTTCTTGTACGCCAGCCCCTGCTTGAGCAGCTGCAGGAAGACCCACTGCGTCCACTTGTAGTACTCGGGATCGGTCGTCGAGAGCGTGTAGCGCCAATCCACCATCAGTCCCGCGCGCTCGAGCTGCCGCCGGAAATTCCTGATGTTGTTCGGGATCAGCTCGCTCGGGTGCTCGCCGACCTTGAGCGCGTAGTTCTCGGAGTGAATCCCGAACGCGTCGTAGCCGAGCGGCTCGAACACGTCGAATCCCTGCAGCCGCTGGAACCGCGCGTAGATGTCGTTGCCCGTGAACGCGAACAGATTCCCGACGTGCAGCCCTTCGGCCGACGGGTACGGGAACATCATCAGCGCGTAAAACGGCTTCTTGGCGCCGGCGAGGTCGGTGTGGTTGGTCCCGCTGACCAGCCACCGCTCCTGCCACTTCGATTCGACAAACGTCGGATCATAGAAATCCGACCGGTCGACCGGCTCCTGCGGGATCTTGCCCATAGTCTTGTAAGTTATCATGGGACGGGACAGTTTCGCGCCGGCGGAGCGGGCCGAGTATCCTCTTCGCGCGGGCGGAGCGGGCCAAGTATCCCGTCGCGCGCTACGCGAGCAAACTACGCTCGCTAAGACGCGCGCTGTGGGGACACTTGGCCCGCTCCGCCCCAGGCATCCCCCCGCCTTCACGTCCTGACACACACCGCGCAAACGGGTAACGCACACCGCGCTCCGCCTTTCCCACTCCCGCGCTATCATTCGCGTGTACCCTCAGGAGCCCATCGTCATGCGCCGAATCGCCGTACTTCTTCTCGCCGCCTCCGCGTGCGCGCCCATCGCACCGCGCAACGCCCCCGCCCCGATCGATGAGGAGCACCCCCGCCTCGAATGGGGCATGGTCCTCCACGGCGGCGCGGGCGTAACGCGGACGAGCTATACCGCCGCCGAGCTGCCGCTGATGCAGGCGACTTTCCAGGCAGCGCTGCGAGCCGGGCACGCGATCCTCGAGCGCGGCGGCTCCAGCCTCGACGCGGTCGAGGCCGCGGTGCGGATCCTGGAGGACGACTCGCTGTTCAACGCCGGCAGGGGCGCGGTGTTCACCAACGACAGCATCAACGAGCTCGACGCGGCGATCATGGAGGGGCACACGTACCGCGCCGGCGCGGTCGCGGGGTTGCACCGCGTGAAGAACCCCATCACTCTCGCGCGCGCCGTGATGGAGCGCTCCAAGCACGTGATGATGATCGGCGACGGTGCCGAGCGATTCGCCGCCGAGCACGGGATCGAGCTGGTGGATCCGAGCTGGTTCCGCACCGGGCGGCGCATGCGCTCGCTGCGGCAGGCGATCGAGAGGGAGCGGCGCGCCGCCAACCCCGGCGGCTCCGCGGTCGTCCCCGATCCGACTCTCCGCTTTGGCACGGTCGGCGCGGTCGCGCTCGACAAGCAGGGTCGTCTCGCCGCCGCCACCACCACCGGCGGCATGACCAACAAGCGCTACGGCCGCGTGGGCGACGTGCCGATCATCGGCGCGGGCACGTACGCGAGTCCCACCTGCGCGGTATCCGCGACGGGTGACGGCGAGTACTTCATCCGCTGGTCGATCGCGCACTCGATCTGCGCGCGCACCGAGCTGGCCGGCATGTCGCTCGCCTCCGCCGCCGACACCGTCATCATGCACATCCTGGAAGCAACCGGCGGCGAAGGCGGCGTCATCTCCCTCGACTCCCGCGGCCACGTTGCCATGCCGTTCAATGCCGAGGGCATGACTCGCGGTTACGTCGGGCCTGATGGTCGCACTTGGATGAAAATGTTCAGATGAGCATCCTCCCTCGTGCTGCACGGTGACATGTCCCGCTACGGCCGCTACGCGCGCAAACTACGCGCGCTAAGACGCGGCCTACGGGGACATGTCGCCGCGCAGCACCGGCTTGCATTCGTACCGCTCGCCGGCTCACCGCGGAACGGCGGGGAGATTTGTTCGTACTTACGGCGGCCCATCTGCAAGCGCGCGAGGTCAGCGCTAAGGTGCAGTTGCTAGCCGGGTGCGAGTTGGCCGTCCCCGAAGGGCTAGCGAGCCTGGTTCACGCAGGCCGGACGAGCCGTGCGCGGTCGTTCCTCGCGCGGATACAGGTACGCGGATTCCACGCGGCGCGCGCCGGTGGCGTCGGCTACGGCGAAGCGGGAGCCGGAGTAGATCGAAGCGGAGCCGAACCGCCCGTCCTTGCTGACCGCGTAGAAGTCCACGTCGAAGCGCGGGCGGTCGCGCTCGTCGAGCAGGCGCGCCTCCGTCATCGCGACGATCCGCTCGAGCGTCTTGAGGCAGGCCTGCTCCGGCGCCATGCCCTGGCGCATGTGCTCCACGGTGAGGAACGACGCGCAGGCCTTGATCACGGCCTCGCCCCGACCCGTCGTCCCCGCGCCGCCCACGAGGTTGTCGCAGTACTGCCCCGCCCCGATGATCGGGCTGTCGCCCACGCGCCCGGGAATCTTCCAGGACAGCCCGCTCGTCGTCGTGACCGTCGACACGTCGCCCGCCGCGTTCAGCGCGATCATGTTGATCGTGCCCGTGTGGAACTTGATGACCACCGGATCAGTGTGATCCAGCCAGTTGTCGCCGCTGCTGAGGCACGCGCGCCAGCGGAGCCAGTCCTGCCTGCTCTCCTCGGTGAGGAGGTTCTGCTCCGTGAATCCCATCTGCAGCGCGAACTTCTTCGCGCCCGCGCCGACGAGCATGACGTGGTCCGTGTAATCCATCACCGCTTTCGCCACCAGCGACGGCGTCGCGATGTCCTCGATGCACGCGACCGCGCCCGCCCGCTTCGTGGGCCCGTGCATGCACGACGCGTCCAGCTGCACCACTCCATCCGCGTTCGGCAGTCCGCCGAGCCCCACCGACTGATCCTCCGGATCGAGCTCCTGGATGTTCACGCCCGCTATCGCAGCATCGAGCGTGTCCGCATTCTCGCGCGTCAGCATCTCGTACGCGCGCGCGACCCCGCGCAGCCCGTTGCTGGACGCCACGACCACCGGCCGAGTGGCGGCCGGCGCGCGCGCGCCAACGCTTCGATCAACGACTTCGACCAAGCCAGCGGCAGCCTTGCCCGAAACAACGGCCGTTGCGGCCGCCGCCGCGCCCGCGCCGAGGAAATCACGTCTGCTGAGGGTCATGGAACGTCCTGTGAGAGAAAGCTGTCTCTGCTCCAATGCGGTAAAAGTGGCTCGCGCACGGGGCCTGCCCCCATAGCGCGCGTCTTAGCTCGCGTAGTTTGCGAGCGTAGCGCGCGAAGGGGGCAGACCCCGCGCGTGAGCCACACTCTATAACTGGAGCAAAGTACGAGCAATAACTACCTTCCCGCCACGTGACCACTCCTCCAGACTCAGCCACGCGGCGCGAGCACGACCTGCTCGGCGAGCGCGACGTCCCCGCGCACGCCCTGTACGGCGTCCAGACGCTGCGCGCCGTGGAGAACTTCCCGATCACCGGCGTGCAGCTGTGGGAGTTCCCCACGCTCGTGGCAGCGATGGCCGCCGTGAAGGAAGCGGCCGCGCTCGCCAACCGCGACCTCGGCCTGCTCGAGCCCGGGATCGCCGGCGCGATCGTCGACGCCGCCCGGGAGATTCGCGCCGGCGCGCACCACGAGCACTTCGTCGTGGACATGTTCCAAGGCGGCGCCGGCACGTCCACCAACATGAACGCCAACGAGGTCATCGCCAACCGCGCGCTCGAGATCCTCGGCCACCGAAGGGGCGATTACCAGGCCATCCACCCCAACACCCACGTCAACCTCAGCCAGTCCACCAACGACGTCTATCCGACCGCGGTGAAGGTCGCGCTACACGCGAGCATCACCGGGTTGCAGAGGGCCATGGCCGAGCTCGCCGGCGCGTTTGCGGCGAAGGGCGTGGAGTTCGCCGACCTGGTCAAGATCGGCCGCACGCAGTTGCAGGACGCCGTGCCGATGACACTCGGCCAGGAGTTCAGCGCCTTCGCGCACACGATCCTCGAGGACGTCGACCGGCTCGGCGAGGCCCAGGCGCTGATCCGCGAGATCAACATGGGCGCCACCGCCATCGGCACCGGCATCAACGCGCCGCCGGAGTACGCCGAGAGCGTTCGCCGGCATCTCTCGGAGATCACCGGGCTCGAGCTGATCACCGCGCCCGATCTCGTGGAAGCGACCGCGGACACCGGCGCCTTCGTCCAGCTGTCGGGCGTGCTCAAGCGCTGCGCCGTCAAGCTGTCGAAGATCTGCAACGATCTGCGGCTGCTCTCGTCGGGCCCGCGCGCCGGCTTGGGCGAGATCGATCTGCCCGCGATGCAGCCCGGCTCGTCCATCATGCCCGGGAAGGTGAACCCGGTGATTCCCGAGGTGATGAACCAGATCTGCTTCGACGTGATCGGCGGAGACGTGACCATCACCCTGGCCGCGGAAGCCGGGCAGCTCCAGCTCAACGTGTTCGAGCCCGTGATGGCCTACCGCCTGCTGCACGGGATGCAGTCGCTCACCAACGGCTGCGTGGTCCTGCGGGAGCGGTGCGTGACCGGCATCAAGGCCAACCCCGCGCGCCTCCGCTGGTTCGTCGAGCACTCGATCGGCGTAGTTACCGCCCTTGTCCCGGTCCTCGGCTACGACGTCGCCACCCAGATCGCGAAGGAGGCGCTCGACAGCGGACGCGGTGTGTACGAAATCGTGCAGGCGCGCGGCCTCATGACGCGCGAGGAGCTCGACCGCATCCTGAATCCCGACTCCATGACGGAGCCCCGAAGCCTGGGCTGATTGGCTGATGTGCGCCCGTATTCCTACATTGGGGCTCGCTCTGAACCGAGCCGACCTTGGCTGATCAGATCAAAGATTCGCTTCAGAAATCGCTAGGCGACGGCTTTCGCGTGACGCGCGAGCTCGGCGGCGGCGGGATGAGCCGCGTCTTCGTGGTCGAGGACGTGAGTCTGCAGCGCGAGACGGTCGTCAAGGTTCTGCACCCCAACATGCCCGGCGCGACGAACGTCGAGCGCTTCCGGCGCGAGATTCATCTGGCCGCGACCCTCTCGCACCCGCACATCGTCCCGCTCCTCGCTGCCGGCGAGACCGACGGCCTGCCGTATTTCACGATGCCGTTCGTAAAAGGCGAATCGCTCCGGGCCAAGCTGTCGCGCGAGGGCGAGCTACCCGTCGCCGAAGCCGTGCACGTCCTGCGCGACGTGGCGCTGGCGCTAGCGCACGCGCATTCCAACGGCGTAGTGCACCGCGACATCAAGCCCGAGAACATCCTCATGACCGGCGGATCCGCCGTCGTCACGGACTTCGGCGTTGCGAAGGCGCTCGACCGCGCGGCGCCGGAAGCGAGCTTGGCGACGTCGTCCGGGTTCGCGCTCGGCACACCGGCGTACATGGCTCCCGAGCAGGCAGCCGCCGACCCGCACGTCGATCACCGCGCGGACATCTACGCCTTCGGCGTAGTCGCGTACGAGCTGCTCACCGGCGAAGCTCCCTTCCGCGGCCAGGCGCAGCAGATCCTCGCCGCCCACGCGATGCAGGAGCCGGAGGCGCTGGATCGCAGGCGCCGGGGAATCCCGATCGTGCTCGCCAATCTCGTGATGCGTTGCCTTGCGAAACGGCCCGCGGACAGGCCGCAGAGCGCGACAGAGCTGGTAACCACGCTCGACAGCGTCGCGTCCACGAGCAGCGCGGGTGCGCCGAACACACGCGCTCGGCGAAGCTACCTCCGGCCGCTCCTCTTTGCGCTTCCGGTTCTCGCCCTGCTCGGATCCGTCGCCTGGTACGCTCTCGACAGGAGCTCGGAGACCGATGCCGAGGCGCCGAAGTCGGTCGCTGTGCTTCCCTTCGTGAACCTGGGCGGCGGACAAAGCGACGAGTACTTCAGCGACGGAATCACGGACGAGCTGACTTCTGCGCTGGCTCGAATCGAAGGGCTCGGCGTAGCTTCGCGGACCTCCGCGTTTTCCTTCAAGGGAAGGAGCAACGTCGACACGCGCGCCGTAGGACGTGCGCTGAATGTCGGGGCCGTACTCGAAGGAACGGTTCGAAGATCGGGTGACCGCCTTAAAGTCAGCGCGCAGCTCAGCAACACTTCGGACGGCTTCATCCTCTGGTCGGAGACCTACGAGCGACGTGGAGCGGACGTATTCGACGTGCAGGAGGACATCGCCAGGTCGATCGCGGCGGCGCTCCGTATTCAGTTGAGCGCGGGCAAATCTCTCTTTACCGGCACGCGGGATTCGGGAGCCCACGATCTGTACCTGCGCGGTCGGTTTGCGTGGAACAGGCGATCCGCGGCGGAGCTGAAGAATGCGATCGCCTATTTCGAAGAGGCGATCGCAAAGGACCCTGGCTTCGCGCGCGCGTATTCCGGCTTGGCGGAAAGCTACGTACTCCTCCCCATATTCGACGGGCGGACCAGTGGTCTCGCGAGCTGGCAGCGCGCGAAGGCCGCGGCCCTGAAAGCGCTGCAGCTCGATCCGATGCTCGTCGAAGCTCAGTCCGCTCTTGCGTACGGCTACGGCATGCACGAAGGAAACGCGGTCGCCGCCGATGAAGCTTTTCGCCGCGCGATCCGCATGAACCCGCGCTACGCAACCGCCCACCAATGGTACGCCGACCACTTGGCGTCTCGCGGCCAGTTGGAGCGCAGCCTCGCCGAGATGCGGGTGGCCCAGGCGCTCGATCCTCTCTCGCTGCAAATCAACTACGAGATAGCACGGGGCCTCTATTTCCTTCGCCGCTACGACGAGTCGATTCAGCACCTGAACCGCAGCGTGAAGACCGATTCAGCCTTCGCCGGATTCCGTACCGCGCTCGGTGTCGCCTACATGATGAAGGGCGATCACACGAGGGCACTGGAAAACGCCCGCCTTGCGGTGCCACTTTCGGGAGGACGCCCGATCGTCCTTGGCCGGCTTGCCGCCGCCCTGGCCCATGCGGGGCAAACAGGAGAGGCGAGAGATGGCTTGCGGGATCTTCAGCGGCGCGCGCGCGAGGGAGAAGCGCTCTGGTTTCCGATCGCGCTCGCGGCGACAGCTCTCGGAGAACGCGACCTGGCGCTCGGCGCGCTGGAAAAAAGCGCGGAGATGAACGACGCAATAATGTACGAGTTCACCTTCGACCCCGCCCTCGACCCGCTCAGGTCCGATCCGAGATTCATCGCTCTCTGGCGCAAGATGGGCCTCCCTCCGTCGTCGCCGGACTGGCGCTGATTCCGGTCCGAATCGCGGTTACCTTTGAACTGATCCGCCGTTAGCTTTCCGCGCGTCCCCGACCGAAATACCGTACTGCTCGGACATCGACAACGAATGAAAGTTTCCGTACGCGTGCGGCGGCTATCACCATACCTGGCTCTGGCCGCACTCGCGATGATATTCGCCGCGTGCACCGGCGAGACGACCCAGTACCCCAACTCCACGTTCGAGCCCAAGACCGAGCTCGGCCGCGCCATCGACGACCTGTGGGACATCCTGCTCCTGCTCGGGACGATCGTCTTCGTCCTCGTCGAGCTCGTCCTGGCCTTCGTCGTCTGGAAGTACCGCAACAACAAGGAAGCGAAGCACACCCACGGGAACACCAAGCTCGAGATCCTCTGGACGCTGATCCCCGCGATCATTCTCGTGTTCATAGCGGTGCCAACCGTCAGGACGATCTTCGAGACGCAGGCCCCCGCTCCCGGCGACGCGCTCAAGGTCGACGTCATCGGCCACCAGTGGTGGTGGGAGTTCAGGTATCCCGAGTACGGCGTGACGACCGCCAACGAGCTGTACCTCCCGGTCGGCCGCACCGTGAGCTTCTCGCTCACCACCAGGGACGTGATCCACTCGTTCTGGATCCCGCAGATGGGCGCCAAGCGCGACCTCATCGCCAACCGCACCAATTACATCTGGTTCACGCCGGACACCGCCATCGCGCCCAGCGTGTGGAACGGCTTCTGTACGGAGTACTGCGGGACGTCGCACGCGTTCATGCGCTTTCGCGTGTTCACCGTGACGCCCGAGCAGTTCGAGAGCTGGATCGCCGGGCAGAAGGCCACCGCCGCGTTCAACGCCGGTCCGGCGGCTCCGGCCCCTTCGGCCCCGGACAGCCAGCCGCCCGCCGCGACCCCGCTCGACACGAATCCTCCGGCCCGGCCGATCGGTCCGCCCACCGGCACCGGCACCGGCACCGCGCAGCTCGCCGGCGGAGTGGCGCCCGGATATTTCTTCCCGCACGAGAGCATGCCGGCGTACGCCGTGCCGCAGCGTCCGCTGCCAGCGAACATCAGCTTCACGCGCGGCCTCACGGGCGATCCCGCGCGCGGACAGACCGCGTTCATGCTGGGCGGATGCATCGGCTGCCACACCGTGCGCGGCAACCCGATGGCCGCCGGCATCCTCGGCCCCGACCTCACGCACTTCGCCACGCGCCATACGCTGGCGGGCGGCATCTACCCGAACACGACCGACTACCTGGCGCGCTGGATCAAGAACGCGCGCGTGATGAAACCCGCCAGCCTCATGCCGACGCTCGGCAAGGGCGAGTACGACCCCGTCCTCAAGCGGACGGCGCCCGTGTCACTCGACGACCAGCAGATCGCCGACATCGTCGCGTACCTGCAGCAGCTGAGATAGGAATCCAGGGATGACAACAGCCGCAATCACGCCCCACGTCACCGACTACAAGACGGCCGGCGCGTACACCGGACAGAAGGGGATCTGGAGCTGGCTCACGACCGTCGATCACAAGCGGATCGGCAAGCTCTACCTGTTCACCGCGCTCTTCTTCTTCATGGTGGGCGGGCTCGAGGCGGTCGTGATCCGCGCGCAGCTCGGCGGGCCGAACCGCTCGCTCGTGAGCGCGGAGTTCTACAACCAGCTTTTCACGATGCACGGCACGACGATGATCTTCCTCGCCGTCATGCCGCTGTCGGCCGCGTTCTTCAACTTCCTGATACCGCTCCAGATCGGCGCGCGCGACGTTGCCTTCCCGCGGCTCAACGCGTTCAGCTACTGGGTGTACCTGTTCGGCGGAATCTTCATCACCGTCCCGATC from the Gemmatimonadaceae bacterium genome contains:
- the leuS gene encoding leucine--tRNA ligase, with product MGKIPQEPVDRSDFYDPTFVESKWQERWLVSGTNHTDLAGAKKPFYALMMFPYPSAEGLHVGNLFAFTGNDIYARFQRLQGFDVFEPLGYDAFGIHSENYALKVGEHPSELIPNNIRNFRRQLERAGLMVDWRYTLSTTDPEYYKWTQWVFLQLLKQGLAYKKSAAVNWCPNDKTVLANEQVIAGACERCGAMVEQRQLEQWFFKISDYAPRLLANLDTLDWSDSTRTAQRNWIGKSTGAEVEFALDIDADAPLSVKVFTTRPDTIFGATYLVLAPEHLLVDVVTTREEFDSVREYRELAAKQDLVSRKTSREKTGVFTGSYAINPATGQPVPIWIADYVLMEYGTGAIMGVPGHDERDFEFATKYELPIVRVVAGEGQDASTPLDAAYVDDADAVLVNSGEFDALPVAEGKQRITAMLEANGHGRAVNIYRLHDWCISRQRYWGPPIPIIYCDACGTVPVPEDDLPALLPFVKDFKPDDSGISPLARHEEWYRVACPRCGGQARRETDVSDTFLDSSWYFLRYPSVGVDDQPFEPGMTKKWLPVNSYIGGNEHAVLHLLYSRFITMVLCDGGHFEFEEPFTRFRAHGMIVREGAKMSKSRGNVVIPDAYIEQWGADTFRTYLMFLGPFEEGGDFRDQGISGVRRFIERLWSSVRASATDGDTDPLVLRKLHQTIRKVGEDIPRLSYNTAIAALMEYMNVLRRGERTPHRAEVEPVVQLISPFAPHVAEELWEQLGHTESVFDSGWPGYDPALAAEETIELAVQVNGKLRGTLQVTPSIEQQAALQLALAEPSVAKFVTGTPKKVVFVPGRLLNIVV
- a CDS encoding isoaspartyl peptidase/L-asparaginase, which produces MRRIAVLLLAASACAPIAPRNAPAPIDEEHPRLEWGMVLHGGAGVTRTSYTAAELPLMQATFQAALRAGHAILERGGSSLDAVEAAVRILEDDSLFNAGRGAVFTNDSINELDAAIMEGHTYRAGAVAGLHRVKNPITLARAVMERSKHVMMIGDGAERFAAEHGIELVDPSWFRTGRRMRSLRQAIERERRAANPGGSAVVPDPTLRFGTVGAVALDKQGRLAAATTTGGMTNKRYGRVGDVPIIGAGTYASPTCAVSATGDGEYFIRWSIAHSICARTELAGMSLASAADTVIMHILEATGGEGGVISLDSRGHVAMPFNAEGMTRGYVGPDGRTWMKMFR
- a CDS encoding N(4)-(beta-N-acetylglucosaminyl)-L-asparaginase, which gives rise to MTLSRRDFLGAGAAAAATAVVSGKAAAGLVEVVDRSVGARAPAATRPVVVASSNGLRGVARAYEMLTRENADTLDAAIAGVNIQELDPEDQSVGLGGLPNADGVVQLDASCMHGPTKRAGAVACIEDIATPSLVAKAVMDYTDHVMLVGAGAKKFALQMGFTEQNLLTEESRQDWLRWRACLSSGDNWLDHTDPVVIKFHTGTINMIALNAAGDVSTVTTTSGLSWKIPGRVGDSPIIGAGQYCDNLVGGAGTTGRGEAVIKACASFLTVEHMRQGMAPEQACLKTLERIVAMTEARLLDERDRPRFDVDFYAVSKDGRFGSASIYSGSRFAVADATGARRVESAYLYPREERPRTARPACVNQAR
- the aspA gene encoding aspartate ammonia-lyase — translated: MTTPPDSATRREHDLLGERDVPAHALYGVQTLRAVENFPITGVQLWEFPTLVAAMAAVKEAAALANRDLGLLEPGIAGAIVDAAREIRAGAHHEHFVVDMFQGGAGTSTNMNANEVIANRALEILGHRRGDYQAIHPNTHVNLSQSTNDVYPTAVKVALHASITGLQRAMAELAGAFAAKGVEFADLVKIGRTQLQDAVPMTLGQEFSAFAHTILEDVDRLGEAQALIREINMGATAIGTGINAPPEYAESVRRHLSEITGLELITAPDLVEATADTGAFVQLSGVLKRCAVKLSKICNDLRLLSSGPRAGLGEIDLPAMQPGSSIMPGKVNPVIPEVMNQICFDVIGGDVTITLAAEAGQLQLNVFEPVMAYRLLHGMQSLTNGCVVLRERCVTGIKANPARLRWFVEHSIGVVTALVPVLGYDVATQIAKEALDSGRGVYEIVQARGLMTREELDRILNPDSMTEPRSLG
- a CDS encoding protein kinase — encoded protein: MADQIKDSLQKSLGDGFRVTRELGGGGMSRVFVVEDVSLQRETVVKVLHPNMPGATNVERFRREIHLAATLSHPHIVPLLAAGETDGLPYFTMPFVKGESLRAKLSREGELPVAEAVHVLRDVALALAHAHSNGVVHRDIKPENILMTGGSAVVTDFGVAKALDRAAPEASLATSSGFALGTPAYMAPEQAAADPHVDHRADIYAFGVVAYELLTGEAPFRGQAQQILAAHAMQEPEALDRRRRGIPIVLANLVMRCLAKRPADRPQSATELVTTLDSVASTSSAGAPNTRARRSYLRPLLFALPVLALLGSVAWYALDRSSETDAEAPKSVAVLPFVNLGGGQSDEYFSDGITDELTSALARIEGLGVASRTSAFSFKGRSNVDTRAVGRALNVGAVLEGTVRRSGDRLKVSAQLSNTSDGFILWSETYERRGADVFDVQEDIARSIAAALRIQLSAGKSLFTGTRDSGAHDLYLRGRFAWNRRSAAELKNAIAYFEEAIAKDPGFARAYSGLAESYVLLPIFDGRTSGLASWQRAKAAALKALQLDPMLVEAQSALAYGYGMHEGNAVAADEAFRRAIRMNPRYATAHQWYADHLASRGQLERSLAEMRVAQALDPLSLQINYEIARGLYFLRRYDESIQHLNRSVKTDSAFAGFRTALGVAYMMKGDHTRALENARLAVPLSGGRPIVLGRLAAALAHAGQTGEARDGLRDLQRRAREGEALWFPIALAATALGERDLALGALEKSAEMNDAIMYEFTFDPALDPLRSDPRFIALWRKMGLPPSSPDWR
- the coxB gene encoding cytochrome c oxidase subunit II yields the protein MKVSVRVRRLSPYLALAALAMIFAACTGETTQYPNSTFEPKTELGRAIDDLWDILLLLGTIVFVLVELVLAFVVWKYRNNKEAKHTHGNTKLEILWTLIPAIILVFIAVPTVRTIFETQAPAPGDALKVDVIGHQWWWEFRYPEYGVTTANELYLPVGRTVSFSLTTRDVIHSFWIPQMGAKRDLIANRTNYIWFTPDTAIAPSVWNGFCTEYCGTSHAFMRFRVFTVTPEQFESWIAGQKATAAFNAGPAAPAPSAPDSQPPAATPLDTNPPARPIGPPTGTGTGTAQLAGGVAPGYFFPHESMPAYAVPQRPLPANISFTRGLTGDPARGQTAFMLGGCIGCHTVRGNPMAAGILGPDLTHFATRHTLAGGIYPNTTDYLARWIKNARVMKPASLMPTLGKGEYDPVLKRTAPVSLDDQQIADIVAYLQQLR